A section of the Artemia franciscana unplaced genomic scaffold, ASM3288406v1 Scaffold_2679, whole genome shotgun sequence genome encodes:
- the LOC136042982 gene encoding transcription initiation factor TFIID subunit 9B-like yields MGNITFEECMLETRNETFKQRTFKTRHPKDALVNSSIIKELGVQEYDPRVVNQLLDFVYKYVTSMLDDSKIYSNHANKKNIDIEDVRLAVALRVEKDFTTPPPREVLMDIARTKNALPLSLVKAHCGLRLPANILFNGVQLQIETYKKVWNCS; encoded by the coding sequence ATGGGAAATATTACATTTGAAGAATGTATGCTGGAAACGCGAAATGAAACATTCAAGCAAAGAACCTTCAAAACTCGTCATCCTAAAGATGCATTGGTGAATTCATCGATTATTAAAGAACTAGGCGTGCAAGAATATGATCCTCGTGTAGTCAACCAGCTCCtggattttgtttataaatatgTGACATCAATGCTTGatgattcaaaaatttattcgaATCATGCCAACAAGAAGAATATAGATATTGAAGATGTTAGGCTTGCTGTTGCACTTCGTGTAGAGAAAGATTTTACAACTCCTCCACCCAGAGAGGTTCTTATGGATATTGCAAGAACAAAGAATGCACTTCCATTATCCCTTGTTAAAGCTCACTGTGGTTTAAGACTTCCAGCTAACATACTGTTTAACGGCGTGCAATTACAAATTGAAACCTATAAAAAGGTCTGGAATTGCTCCTAG